In the Angustibacter sp. Root456 genome, ACGGCGAGCGCCTGCGCGGGTGAGTCAGTCGGCGTCGCTGGTGAGCGTCAGCTCGGCCCGGTGGGCGCGCAGCACGAGCTCGCCGTCCTCGAGCTGGACGGTCAGTCGGCTGTCGACGCGCAGGTTCACCTGCTAGTCATCGGTCGGTGCCGCGCCCGGCTTGAGTCGCCGCGCTCAGGTGGCCACGGCGCGGTCGACGAACGCCTCGAGCCGCTGCTGCAACCGCTCGATGCGCTGCGGCGCCGGCAGGCTCTCGCCCTGCGGCAGCTCGAGCTTGCGCAGCCCGCGGACGTTCGCCGAGCAGGCGAGGTCGGCGCACACGTAGGTGCCCACGGTGTTTCCTCCGCGACCGGCAGCGCCGGCGCGAGGGGCCACGAAGAGGTCGATCTCGGACGACGTCCGCACCGCCCAGCAGATGGCGCAGATCGACGTCCCCTTGCGTCGTCCGGAGTCCTGCGGGGCGCGCAAGGCCAGCCCAACGAGATCACCCCGGTGAGGAGCCACGAGGAAGGCGCGGCGGTCGGCGCGCGGGTCGCGCCAGCCCAGGTAGTCGAGCTGATCCCACGGCTGCGTCGCGAGGTCGGTCGGCACCGGCAGCGCCTTCAGCTGGCTGCGGGAGGTGTTGACGAACGAGGCCTTGAGCTCTTCTGGCGTTAGCGGTTCCACCACCGCAGGCCATCACGGGTGTGGCGGGCCGGGCAAGTGCTTTGCCCGGCCCACCACGGTTTCCCCCGTTCTCAGCCGGTGAAGGGCACCGTGACCTTCGAGCGGTCACCAATGCCGAGCGCGGTCGGCGTGCTGCCGATCGCGTTCCACACCTCGACCTTCACCGTGCCACCGACCAGGTCACCGAGGGCGCCCGTCGCCGACGTCAGGCCCTTGCCCTCGGTGTAGTGCTCCCAGCCGGTCACCGGGTCGGTCGCGAAGTAGTCGTAGGTCTCCACCCGGTCGAAGGTGCCGTCACCGGTGAGGTCGTACGACACCCGCACCTGCGTGCCGTCACCGACGTTGCTGCCGGCGTCGAGCCACAGGTCGAAGCTCGTCCGTCCACCCGTGTACGAGGCCGTCACGCCGCGGGTGGCGTAGACGACCGGCTGGTGCGGCGTGCCGACCCAGCTCCCGTCGGCCGCTGCGACCGACGTCGTGCCGGCGGTGCCGCTCGCGCCCGACAACCCGGTGTCGCCCTGCAGGTACATCGCCGGAGCGAAGCTCGACGAGTCCCCACCGGACGGCGGCGTGGTGACCGAGCCGCCGGTGAAGGGCAGCACCAGCTTCGAGGAGTCGCCGATGCCGAGGGTCGTGGCACCGCTGCCGATCGCGTTCCAGACCTCGATCTTCACCGTGCCGCCGGTGAGGTTCCCCAGCGTGCCGCTGGACGACCGCAGGCCCTGGGTCGACGTGTAGTGCTCCACACCGGCGACGGGGTCGGTGGCGTAGTAGCGGTAGGTCTCGACGCGGTCGAACGTGCCGTCCCCCGTGAGGTCGTACGACACCCGGGCCTGCACGCCGTTGCCCACGGCGGTGCCGGCGTCGACCACGAGGTCGAACCCGGTCGATCCGCCGTCGTACGCCGCCGTCACGCCGGTGAGGGTGAACGTCTTCGCGTTCGTCGGCGTGCCGTCGTGGTTCCCGTTCGCCTGCGCCACGGAGGCGCTCCCGCCGGGGGCTGCCGTGCCACCCAGCGCGTCACCGGCCAGCAGGTACTGCGTGCGGCTGAACGGCTCCGACGGCGGGGTGGTCGTCGTCGTGGACGTCGGCGGCGTGGTGGGAGGCGTGGTGGTGGTGGTGGTCGGGCTCGGCGTCGGGCCGGTGGGCGTAGGCGTGGCCGTGTCCGTCGGCGTCGGGCCGCCCGGCACGTCCACGCCGCCAGTGGCGCTACCACCGCTCCACGTCTGCGCGCCCTTGGCCACGGTCTTGCCGGCCGGCACGGCGAGCGTCGTGCCGTCGGAGAAGGTCACCGTGATGGGCTCGGCCGTGATGTTCGACGCGACGTAGGTGCGAGCACCGTCCTTGCTGAAAACCTTGGCCAGCGGGTGGTTCGCGGTCACCGACGTGTCGACGTTGCCCAGCGCCGCGAGGTTGCGGATCCAGTGGAAGGTGTGGGCCTTGCTCTCGCCCTCCTCACTCGTGAACGTGCTGTTGGCACGGAAGTTCTGCAGCGCCTTGTCCCCGTCTCCGAGCGCCAGGAACTCCCAGATGACGTCCTGCCAGACGGTTGGCGGCCCGCCGTTGTTGGTGACGAGCTCGTCGTAGTTCTTCAGGACGTACGCCGGGTCGTTGCCCAGGTAGAAGTGGCCGCCGGTGATCGGCAGCATGTTGATGCCCTGGATCATCTCGGGGTCGGAGGAGAACCACGTGGCGTAGGCGCCGCCGTCGCCCCACACCATGCCAACCGTCTTGTGCTTGAACGCGTCCGGGAAGTTCTGGTCGTGGACGTCGAACCAGTACTCCGAGATCGCGGCGGACTGGGTGGTCCAGATGAAGATGCCTTCGTCACGCACGGCGGTGTTGCCCGTGGCCTGACCCCACTGGATCAAGGCGTTCGCGAAGTTCATGCCCTCCGACGACGACTCCTGGTTGTTGCCCGCGAAGAACGGCGCCAGGCCGGACGCCCAGTCGTGGCCGGCGTAGATGTCGAAGTCCCGCAGGTACGGGAAGCGCGTGTCGGTGCGGTCGTAGTTGTTCGCGTCGCGGATGAGCAGGTCGACCATGCCGCCGTAGTGGTTGGTGGATGCCCAGGTGGGGTCGAACTTCGCCACCGTGGCCGCGGCCGCGACGAAGTAGCCGTAGTGGAAGTGGTGGTCGTTGAGGTCCTGGTCTGACCCGTATGACGCCGGGTAGCCGATGAGCGTGCCCCAGTTCTTGTCGTAGTAGAAGAGCTGGCTCGTCTCACCCGGGCTGGCGGTGAGCCAGTTCGTGAGCCGCTTCTTCATGGCCGCCACGGCCGCGTCGCGGACGTCGGTGATCCCGAGCTGGTCGGCGATCTCGGCGATGCGCGCCGCCCGTCCAAGGCCCTTACCGGCCCAGTAGGTGTCCTTGCCGCTGATGCCTTCCGGGTTGGCCAGCTCGTTCTTGAGGTAGCTCGTGATCGTGCTGAGGTCAGCGCCGGACGAGTCCCCGACCGCCGGCACCTCAGGCAGGACGCCGGTGTACTTCATGCTGGTCGCGAACGACGAGACGCCCGTGAGCACACGCATCTGGCCGCGCGGGGAGACGTAGCTGGGCTTGATCGGCGTCGCCGAGACGAGGCTGCGCCACTGGTGCGGGTACAGCGCCACCACGGTCTTGGTCTCGTCGCCCTCCATGGCCTTCGTGGTGAACGCGTAGGTCGTGCGCACGGTGCTCGACGCCTGGTTGTAGGCGTAGGTCATCTTCGTGCCGGTGACGTGGGCGTACGCGTACCTGCCGTACTCGGCGGCCAGCGCCGCCTTGTCCGTGGCTCCACCCGGCAGGACGGCCACCGAGAAGTAGCCCTTGCGGCCCAGGGTCGAGGTGATGCCGGCACCGCTGACGGTCCAGGTCGAGCCGGTCGGTGCGTAGGCCACGTAGTCGTGCCCGTGCACCGTGAAGCCGATCGTGGCTCCGTCGTTCAGCCACACCGTCGGCGCGGCAGCCGCCGTGATCCGCGCGTTGCCGCCCGCGATCCGGTAGTAGCTGAACGGCAGGCCGTGACCGATGGTGGCTCGCATGCTGCGTGCGCCGTCGCTCCAGTCAGCCGTGACGGTCCAGTCGGTCCAGTCGGCTGCCTTGACCACGGGCGCGGCGAGACCGGTCACGCCGACCCGGACGTCCTCGGCGTACGGGTAGTGGTACTCCCCCGTGCCCGTCGCGGTGCCGGTGATGGTCGGGGTGGTCGTGTACGAGAGCCCGAGGCCGTCGTTCTCCGCGTGAAAGGCGAGCGGGTGGGCCATGAGGTTCTCGCTCGTGGCGCAGTTGTTGCGCTTCCAGATCAGCGACGACCACCAGTCGTTGGTCGGGATCGCACCCTTCGGCGCATCGTCGGTGACGAACACGCGCGGGTCGGTGCTGACCCTGCCGCAGCCCTGGGGCAGCACACCTCCGGGCGGCAGCGTCTCGGTGTAGCTGCCCTCACCGACGGTGCTGGCCTGCGCGGTGCCGCTGACCGCCATCGCCGCGACGGTCAGCAGCCCGGCGACCAGCGTCGACGCGGCGGCTACCGCCACCGCACGAAACCGGGCGGGACGGTGGAACAGACGGATGGTTCGTGGCCCAGGACTACCTGGTGCGCTGTGGTCCCCGAGATGTGAGGTCATGCGGTCATCACCCTTGCTGTCAGGAGAACGAGCGTCGTGAGAGCGCTCTCATGACCAGCGAGAGTAGGATTCCCGTTCCGCCCCGTCAATGGGGAGTTGCCCGAATTGTTCGCCCGAGTTGTTCGTGGGGCCCTATCGCTGCGGCGCCGTCAGCTCGCCCAGCAGCCCCTCGACGCGACGCCGGATCTCGTCGCGGATCGGCCGCACCGCTTCGATCCCTTGACCGGCCGGATCGTCGAGCACCCAGTCCTCGTAGCGCTTGCCGGGGAAGAAGGGGCACGCGTCGCCGCAGCCCATCGTGACGACCACGTCGCTGGCCCGCACCGCCTCGGTGGTGAGCACCTTCGGCACCGCCGCGGTGATGTCGATGCCGACCTCGCGCATCGCTTGCACCGCAACGGGATTGATGTGCTCGGCCGGCATCGACCCCGCAGACAGCACCTCGACGGCGCCACCCGACAGGTGCGCGAGGAAGCCGGCGGCCATCTGCGACCGCCCTGCGTTGTGGACGCAGACGAACAGGACGGTCGGCCTGGTCATCGCTCACCTCGAGCCGGGTAGGGGGTCAGGGGCTCGGGGAAGAGCCGCGGCCTGACCCACAGCGAGACGTACACCAGTCCCACGAGCACCGGCACCTCGATCAACGGCCCGACGACACCGGCCAGCGCCTGGCCGGACGTCGCACCGAACGTCGCGATGGCCACCGCGATCGCGAGCTCGAAGTTGTTGCCTGCGGCGGTGAACGCGAGGGTGGCCGCGCGGGGGTAGGGCAGCCCGAGCAGCCGCGCGAGCAGCATCGAGCCGCCCCACATCACCGCGAAGTACACGCCGAGCGGCAGCGCGATGCGGGCGACGTCCAGCGGCCGGCTCGTGATCGCCTCACCCTGCAGGGCGAACAGGATGACGATGGTGAAGAGCAGGCCGTAGAGCGCCCAGGGCGCCACCTTCGGCAGGAAGCGCTGCTCGTAGGCCTCCCGGCCCGACGTCCGCTCGCCGATCCGGCGGCTGAGAAAGCCTGCGAGCAAGGGGATCCCGAGGAAGATCAGGACGCTGCGCGCGATCGACCAGGCCGACACGTCGAGGCCCGTGGTGTCGAGACCGAGCCAGCCCGGCAGCACCGACAGGTAGAACCAGCCGAGCAGCGAGAAGGCGACTACCTGGAACACCGAGTTCAGCGCCACGAGCACCGCTGCGGCCTCGCGGTCACCGCAGGCCAGGTCGTTCCAGATGATCACCATGGCGATGCAGCGCGCGAGCCCGACGACGATGAGGCCGGTGCGGAACGCCGGCAGGTCGGCGAGGAACAACCAGGCGAGCGAGAACATGAGCGCCGGACCCACCAGCCAGTTGAGCACCAGCGAGGTGACGAGCATCCGGCGGTCGCGAGTCACCGTGTCGAGCCGGTCGTAACGCACCTTGGCCAGCACCGGGTACATCATCACCAGCAGTCCCAGCGCGATGGGCAGCGAGACGCCCGCCAGCTGGACGGCGCCGAGGGCCTCGCCGAGGCCCGGCACCAACCGCCCCAGAGCCAGCCCGGCAGCCATGGCGGCGAGGATCCACACCGGAAGGCCCCGGTCGAGCCGCGACAGCTGCGCGTAGACGGCCGCGTCGCCGTCGGACGTCGTGGGCAGGCCACTCATCGCGGGTCCAGTGCCGTGCGCAGGGCGGCCAGCGCTGTGGGGACGACGGCGTACCAGACGTTGCGCCCACGCCGCTCGCTCGTGACGAGTCCGGCTTGGGCCAGCACCTTGAGGTGGTGGCTCACCGTCGGCTGGCTGCGCCCCACCGGGTCCACGAGGTCGCAGGCGCAGACGGCACCACCCTCGGCCGTCGCCAGCAGCGAGACCAGACGCAGGCGCACCGGGTCGGCGAGTGCGGAGAACTGCAGGGCCAGGGTCTCGGCGTCGCGTTCGCCCAGTGGCTCGGCCGCCAGCGGCGCACAACAGGCCTGGGCGCCACGCTGCCCCACCACCGGTAGCCCTCGCGTCGGCTCTGTTCTCGTCACACATCACATATTGACAGCAGTCGATGGATGGATGCAACATGCCATATCGATGACGGTGAATGGATCACCGTCCGGAACAGAGGAGCCCACCGTGTCCCGAGTCCAGCTCGCCCTCAACGTCGACGACATCGAAGCGGCCACGGCGTTCTACCGCCGGCTGCTCGGCGTCGAGCCGGCCAAGACCCGCCCCGGCTACGCCAACTTCGCCGTCGCCGACCCGCCCCTGAAGCTCGTGCTGATCGAGAACCCCGGCCAGGGCGGCACCCTCAACCACCTCGGCGTCGAGCTGGCCGACGTCGACGCCGTCGACGGCGAGCAGACCCGCCTCGCTGCGGCCGGGCTCGCCTCGGTCGACGAGCGCGGCACCACCTGCTGCTACGCCAAGCAGGACAAGTTCTGGGTCGAGGGCGCACCGGACGGCGAGCGCTGGGAGGTCTACACCGTGCTGGCCGACAGCGAGACCTTCTTCGCCGCCGACGACAGCAGCCCGGCGTGCTGCGGCTCCGCCGTCCCGGACGCCGAACCGGCCGGCTGCTGCTGAGCGGGCGCGCGTCAGGGCGCGTAGCCTGCACCGATGCGCAAGGTCGTGCTCTACACCCTGATGACGCTGGACGGCGCCGTCGACCACCCCGAGCAGTACTTCGCCCCCGAGCCGGGCGAGGTTCCGGTCTTCGACGCCGAGATGGACGAGTTCGAGCGCGGGCTGATCGCCACGCAGGACGCCGTGCTGCTCGGCCGGGGCATGTACGACGAGTGGGCGCAGTTCTGGCCGACGGCGTCCCACGAGCCGTTCGCGAGCTTCATCAACGGCGTGCAGAAGTACGTCGTCACCTCGAGCCCGCTGACGGCGCAGTGGGGCCCCGCCGAGGCGCTCATCGGCCCGCTCGAGACCTCCGTGCGCGAGCTGACGAGCCGGCCCGGCGGCGACATCGGCGTCCACGGCAGCATCGAGCTGGCCCGGTCACTGCTGCGCGCCGGGCTGGTCGACGAGCTGCAGCTCGTCGTCGCGCCGTCGACCGGCTTCGGTGGACGCCGCCTGTTCGAGCCCGGCGACGACCGCCGTCAGCTGCAGCTGACGAGCTCGCGCTCGACGCCGAGCGGGGCCCTGCTGCTCTCGTACCGCTCGCGGTAGAGGTCTGCAGCCTCTCGAAAGGCCTTGAGCGCGTAGGTCGGCACCTTCATCCCCTGCCGGTGCGCCCACAGCAGGTGCGACTCGACCCGGGCGATGTCACGCACGTGGTGCTCGATCTGGCTCTCGAGGTCCATCTGCACGATGAGGGCGCCGTATTCGGCCCGCTGCTCGCGGTTGCCGGCTCCCACCAGACCGAACGTGCGCGACCGCAGGAACCGCGCCAGCGAGAGCTGCCACGGCGCCAGCGCCCCGGACTCCACGAGGTGCGTGGCGCTCATCCGGTAGAACGCGAAGTGCCCCGGCTCCTGCGCCTTGATCGCGTCGATCACGGTGCGCTGCACCGCTGTCTCACCCATCTCGCCCAGGCCGTCACTGAACCCCTGGTAGGCGATCGTCGCCGAGCGCTCGGTGGCCGCGCCCGTGAGGTAGTAGAGCAGCCGGATCACCTCGTGCACCGGGCGGATGTGCGCGATCGCGCCGAGCAGCCGGATCTTGGGGCTGACCGTGTCGAGGTCGGCCTCGGTGGGCGGCAGTCCGATGCGGCGTCCCAGCTCGTCGAGCAGTGCGCCGTGGTGCTCCTCCTGGGGCCCCCACACGTCGTTCGCGAAGGTCTGGTCGACGTCGCTGGACCCCGGCAGCAGCACCGCCAGCTCGAGCACGTTGCGCTCCACCTCCATCTCGACGCGAGCCATGTACGACAGGACGTCGGCGAAGCGCTCGCGCACGGCGTCGGGGTCGCGCATCGTGAAGTCGGCGGAGTCCAAGGGGATCGGCGGGTGCTTCTCGCCCAGCCGCTGGACGTGGTCGCGGATCCTGGTGTCGGTGGCCACGGGGCTGCTCATGATGACGGTTCGGCGCCGAGCGCCGCGCGGATTGGCGTAGGGGCGCTGCCCAGCTTCACGTCCCCCGAGCACGGTCCGGACGACGACCTGCCGGCTGCGACTGCTCGACCGGCTCGTCGGCGGCCAGCACGTCGGGCAGTCGGCGCTGCCGGACGGCGGTGACGGCGCCGGACAGCACCAGGCCGACGCCAGCCACGACGAACAGCCAGCCCAGCGGGAGCCCGTGCAGCGCCGCTGCGGCGACCACAGGGGCGGTCACCTGCGGGGCCGTGGGCACCGAGCCCATGACGGTCCACATGCGGGCGCCGAAGGCGCACGAGTCGGGCCGCTCGATGCCCGGGTACGGCGAGCGCTCCGGGCGGTGACGAGGCGCAGACGATCTTGGGCCGCTCCATCTCGAAGAACCGGCGAGAACCCGGCGAGAACCCAGCGAGAACCCAGCGAGAACCCGGACGATCCGGACGCACCGGGGTGCCGCGAAGGCCTTCCCATCTGACACGATGCGGGCATGAACGGTGAGGCGGCGCAGACGGCTCAGGCGAGCACGCCCGAGCCCGCCGACCGTCGTCCGCAGTTCGCCGAGCAGGCCGTCGAGATCCTGGCCCGCGCACAGGCCCACGCCGACCAGCTGACCGCCTCGGCGGAGGAGCACGCCAACCGGGTGCGGCTGCAGGCCGACACCGAGGTGCGCCGGCTGCTCGCCGACGCGCGAGCGCAGGCGGAGCGGCTCACCGCGGAGAGCGGCACCCGGCGCGCCGACGCCGAGCGGCTGCACGCGCGCGCCAAGGAAGCCGCCGCGGACGCCGAGCACCAGCTGGCCGAGGCCGACCGCACGCTGGAGTCGGCCCGTGCGGAGGCCCAGAACCTCGTCGCGGACGCCGCCGAGCAGGCCTCCCTGGCACTGGCCTCTGCCGACACGACCAGCGAGCAGCTGGTCACCCAAGCCCGCGAGGAGGCCGCACGGCTGCGTGCCGACAGCCAGGCCGAAGCCGACCAGCGGCTGACCAGCGCCTCCGCCGAGCAGGCTCGAGCACTGGCCTCGGCCGGCGACGTGGCGCGCCTGAGCCGCGAGCTGGCGGCGCAGCGCCTCGCCGAGGTGGGCGAGCGCGTGCGCGACCAGCTGGCCGCAGCAGCCCGCAGCGCCGAACTGACGCTCGCCGACGCCGAGCAGCGGGCCGCCGCATCGCTGCAGCAGGCTCGGGACGAGGCGGAACGGTTGCGCGCCGAGGCGGCCGCCGAGGCCGAGCAGGTGCACGAGGCCCTGGCGCGCGAGCGCGAGCAGGCCTCCGCCGCCCTCGCCCGCGAGCGCCAGGAGGTCGAAGAGCACAACGCCGCTCGCATGGCCGAGGCCGAGGAGCAGCTGGCCTGGACCAAGCGCACGGTCGAGGAGCTGCTCGCGACCGCCGAGGCCGAGGCCCAGCGCGCCCGAGAGCAGGGCCAGGCCGCCGCAGCCGAGCACCTCGAGGCCACCCGCCAGCGCACCGAGAAGCTGCTCGCCGACGCCGCCACCGAGCGCGAGGCCCGCCAGCGCGAGCACGACGAGCAGCTGGCCCGCGCCGCGGCCGAGGCACAGGCTGAGACCGAGCGGATCCGCGCCCAGGCCCGGGCCCACCACGACGAGCTCGCCCGCGAGGCCGAGCGGCTCACCGCCCAGGCCGCAGACGACGAGAAGCGCGCCGCCGAGCGAGCCCAGCGGCGCCTCGACGAGGCCGAGGCCGGGGCGCGCAGCCTGCGCGAGCGCGCCGCCGACAACCTGTCGAAGGCCCAGCTCGAGGCGCACACGCTGCGCCGCGACGCCCGCGCCGAGTCCACGCAGCTCGTCGCCTCCGCTCGGGCCGAGGCCGACCAGCTGCGGGCCGAGGCGCGCCGCCTGCTCGCCGACTCCCGCGCCGAGGTGGCCGCCCTGGCCGAGCGTCGCGCGGCGATCGAGAAGGAACTCGGCAACCTGTCCGGCGTCATCGAGGCGCTCGCCGTCCCTGAGTCGGTCGAGCAGCTGAGCGCTCAGGCCGAGGATCCGGGCGACCCGGCCGCCGAGTCACCGCCTGACGAGAGCTGAACCTGCCTACCCCCTCCTGCACCACCCACTCCCCACACAGAGGTAAGAGACGGACATGAGCGACACCCCCCAGTTCCGGACCGTCCTGCGCGGCTACGAGCCCGCGGAGGTCGACGCGACCTTCCGCGACCTGCGCGAGCAGCTCGCCCGCACCCGCGAGGCCGCGAACCAGGCCGCTCAGGCCCAGGCTCGCGCCGACGAGCTGGCCGGCCGGGTGCGCGTCCTGGAGGCGCAGGCCGAGGCCAAGGCAGCCGAGCCGCCCGCGCAGGTGGAGTCCGAGCCGACGTTCGAGAAGCTCGGCGCCCGGGTGGCGCAGATCCTGGGCCTCGCCGACGAGGAGGCCGCCGAGCTGCGCGCCAAGGCGCACAGCGACGCCGAGGAGCACAAGAAGGCGGTGCACGCCTCCACCGAGTCGCTGCGCCAGGAGGCCGACCGGTACGCCGAGGAGCGCCGCAGCGCCGCCGACGCCGAAGCCCAGCGGATCCTCGAGGACGCCAAGCGCAAGGCCGACGAGATGCTCGACGACGCCGACCGCGAGGCCACCGCCCGTCGCGGCGAGGCCGAGGCCGTCTACGAGAACCAGCGCGCCAACGCCGCCAAGGCCGCCGCGGACTTCGAGACCACGCTCGCCCAGCGCCGGCAGCGGGCCGAGAAGGAGTTCATGGACCGCTCCACCGCGGCCGAGCGCGAGCTCGAGGCACTGCAGGAGCGCACCGAGCAGCTGCGCCAGGAGTCCGAGCGGGCCCAGCGCGAAGCCGCGGCGCGCGCCGGTCAGGAGCTCGAGGAGGCCCGACGCAAGGCCGCCGAGATCGTCACCGAGGCCGAGGCTCGGGCCGCGCGGATTCGCACCGAGTCCGAGCGCGAGCTCGCAGCCGCCACGCAGCGCCGCGACAGCATCAACGCCCAGCTCACCAACGTCCGGCAGATGCTC is a window encoding:
- a CDS encoding FBP domain-containing protein encodes the protein MVEPLTPEELKASFVNTSRSQLKALPVPTDLATQPWDQLDYLGWRDPRADRRAFLVAPHRGDLVGLALRAPQDSGRRKGTSICAICWAVRTSSEIDLFVAPRAGAAGRGGNTVGTYVCADLACSANVRGLRKLELPQGESLPAPQRIERLQQRLEAFVDRAVAT
- a CDS encoding arsenate reductase ArsC, encoding MTRPTVLFVCVHNAGRSQMAAGFLAHLSGGAVEVLSAGSMPAEHINPVAVQAMREVGIDITAAVPKVLTTEAVRASDVVVTMGCGDACPFFPGKRYEDWVLDDPAGQGIEAVRPIRDEIRRRVEGLLGELTAPQR
- the arsB gene encoding ACR3 family arsenite efflux transporter — encoded protein: MSGLPTTSDGDAAVYAQLSRLDRGLPVWILAAMAAGLALGRLVPGLGEALGAVQLAGVSLPIALGLLVMMYPVLAKVRYDRLDTVTRDRRMLVTSLVLNWLVGPALMFSLAWLFLADLPAFRTGLIVVGLARCIAMVIIWNDLACGDREAAAVLVALNSVFQVVAFSLLGWFYLSVLPGWLGLDTTGLDVSAWSIARSVLIFLGIPLLAGFLSRRIGERTSGREAYEQRFLPKVAPWALYGLLFTIVILFALQGEAITSRPLDVARIALPLGVYFAVMWGGSMLLARLLGLPYPRAATLAFTAAGNNFELAIAVAIATFGATSGQALAGVVGPLIEVPVLVGLVYVSLWVRPRLFPEPLTPYPARGER
- a CDS encoding metalloregulator ArsR/SmtB family transcription factor, giving the protein MVGQRGAQACCAPLAAEPLGERDAETLALQFSALADPVRLRLVSLLATAEGGAVCACDLVDPVGRSQPTVSHHLKVLAQAGLVTSERRGRNVWYAVVPTALAALRTALDPR
- a CDS encoding ArsI/CadI family heavy metal resistance metalloenzyme, which translates into the protein MSRVQLALNVDDIEAATAFYRRLLGVEPAKTRPGYANFAVADPPLKLVLIENPGQGGTLNHLGVELADVDAVDGEQTRLAAAGLASVDERGTTCCYAKQDKFWVEGAPDGERWEVYTVLADSETFFAADDSSPACCGSAVPDAEPAGCC
- a CDS encoding dihydrofolate reductase family protein; amino-acid sequence: MRKVVLYTLMTLDGAVDHPEQYFAPEPGEVPVFDAEMDEFERGLIATQDAVLLGRGMYDEWAQFWPTASHEPFASFINGVQKYVVTSSPLTAQWGPAEALIGPLETSVRELTSRPGGDIGVHGSIELARSLLRAGLVDELQLVVAPSTGFGGRRLFEPGDDRRQLQLTSSRSTPSGALLLSYRSR